In a single window of the Raphanus sativus cultivar WK10039 chromosome 9, ASM80110v3, whole genome shotgun sequence genome:
- the LOC108826602 gene encoding cysteine proteinase inhibitor 5-like, whose protein sequence is MNNKAIFLLLLSLVLLHASAAAPTGRWTPISNVKDPHVVAVGKFAVSEYDMQSKSELKFVAVVSGESKVVAGISYRLIVAVNDGVAGPGASKNYEAIVWEKEWLKSMNLTSFKPVV, encoded by the coding sequence ATGAATAACAAAGCAatcttccttcttctcctctctctcgtCCTTCTCCACGCATCTGCAGCCGCGCCTACCGGCCGATGGACTCCCATCAGTAACGTTAAGGATCCTCACGTCGTAGCGGTCGGCAAATTCGCTGTTTCCGAGTACGACATGCAAAGCAAGTCGGAACTTAAGTTCGTGGCGGTTGTTAGCGGTGAGTCTAAGGTAGTCGCCGGCATTAGTTACCGGCTTATCGTGGCGGTTAATGACGGCGTAGCGGGCCCTGGTGCGAGCAAGAACTATGAGGCGATTGTGTGGGAAAAAGAATGGTTGAAATCAATGAATCTCACTTCCTTCAAGCCCGTCGTCTGA
- the LOC108826481 gene encoding putative MO25-like protein At5g47540, whose protein sequence is MAELSRNIRDMKFILYGNSEAEPVAEACSQLTQEFFREDTLRLLITCLPNLDLETRKDATQVVANLQRQQVNFKLIASDYLEANLDLMDVLIKGFENTDMALHYGAMFRECIRHQIVAKYVLESEHVKKFFDYIQLPNFDIAADAAATFKELLTRHKSTVAEFLTKNEDWFFAEYSSKLLESVNYVTRRQAIKLLGDILLDRSNSAVMTKHVNSVDYLMILMNLLIEPSKIIQIEAFHVFKLFVANQNKPAEIVNILVTNRSKILRLLADLKPDKEDERFEADKSQVLREIATLELQDLA, encoded by the exons ATGGCGGAGCTAAGCAGGAACATAAGAGATATGAAGTTCATTCTCTATGGAAACAGCGAGGCCGAGCCTGTGGCTGAAGCTTGTTCACAACTCACTCAAGAGTTCTTTAGAGAGGATACTCTACGCCTCTTGATTACATGTCTTCCTAATCTCGACTTGGAG ACCAGGAAAGATGCTACACAAGTTGTTGCAAATCTCCAGAGGCAACAAGTCAATTTTAAGTTGATTGCTTCTGATTATCTTGAAGCCAATCTTGATCTCATGGATGTTTTGATAAAAGG CTTTGAGAACACAGACATGGCTTTACACTATGGTGCTATGTTTAGGGAATGCATCCGCCATCAGATTGTTGCCAA ATATGTTTTGGAGTCTGAACATGTGAAGAAGTTCTTTGATTACATACAGCTACCTAACTTTGACATTGCTGCCGATGCAGCTGCAACTTTTAAG GAACTGCTAACTAGGCATAAGTCTACTGTTGCCGAATTCCTCACCAAGAATGAAGACTGG TTTTTCGCGGAATACAGCTCAAAGCTTCTTGAATCAGTTAATTATGTAACCAGACGGCAAGCTATTAAG TTGTTGGGTGATATATTACTGGATCGATCAAATTCAGCTGTGATGACGAAACATGTGAACTCAGTGGATTACTTAATGATTCTCATGAATCTTCTGATA GAGCCAAGCAAGATTATCCAAATCGAAGCATTCCACGTTTTCAAG CTGTTTGTGGCGAACCAAAACAAGCCTGCGGAGATAGTTAACATTCTGGTGACTAACAGAAGCAAGATTCTTAGATTGTTGGCTGATTTGAAACCAGACAAAG AGGACGAGAGATTTGAAGCAGACAAAAGTCAGGTCTTGAGAGAAATTGCAACCCTCGAGCTGCAAGATCTTGCTTGA
- the LOC108826387 gene encoding cytochrome b561 and DOMON domain-containing protein At5g47530-like — protein sequence MAKSSDLLLYLSVFFFIITKPALAQTCSNYKFSSNTLFESCNDLPVLDSCLHYTYNSSSGNLQIAYRHTRLTSRKWVAWAVNPTSTGMVGAQAIVAYPQPDGSVRVYTSPIRSYQTSLQEGDLSFNVSELSATYQNNEMIIFATLNVPVSNGGNINIVWQDGSLSGNNLLPHPTSGNNIRSVSILNILSAASGGGAGLSAQLGLQVSSWVENQSGFSLALTVLSVSISTALQQFKCLLCF from the exons ATGGCTAAATCCTCAGACCTCCTCCTCTATCTCTcagttttcttcttcatcatcaccaaACCCGCCTTGGCTCAGACATGTTCCAACTACAAATTCTCCAGCAACACTCTCTTTGAGTCTTGTAACGACCTCCCTGTTCTTGACTCCTGCCTCCACTACACTTACAACTCTTCTTCCGGCAACCTCCAAATCGCTTATCGCCACACAAGGCTCACCTCCAGGAAATGGGTGGCATGGGCCGTGAACCCCACATCCACCGGCATGGTCGGAGCTCAAGCCATTGTGGCTTATCCACAACCAGATGGCAGCGTTAGGGTTTACACTTCACCCATCAGAAGCTACCAGACGAGTCTCCAAGAAGGTGACCTCAGCTTCAACGTCTCCGAGTTATCAGCTACTTACCAAAACAACGAGATGATCATCTTCGCAACTCTGAATGTTCCTGTTTCCAATGGTGGAAACATTAACATTGTGTGGCAAGATGGGTCTCTCTCCGGGAACAATCTTCTGCCTCATCCAACTTCTGGCAACAACATCCGCTCTGTTTCCATTCTGAATATCCTCTCCGCTGCATCCGGAGGAGGAGCAGGACTCTCAGCCCAGCTTGGGTTACAAGTCTCAAGCTGGGTTGAGAATCAGTCAGGATTCAGTTTAGCGCTCACCGTGCTATCGGTATCGATCTCTACTGCCTTGCAACAGTTCAA GTGTTTGCTCTGTTTTTAA
- the LOC108827095 gene encoding ras-related protein RABA5a: MAFHSEDDKSEDYLFKIVLIGDSAVGKSNLLARFARDEFYPNSKSTIGVEFQTQKIDINGKEIKAQIWDTAGQERFRAVTSAYYRGAVGALLVYDISRKQTFHSIGRWLNELHTHSDMNVVTILVGNKSDLKEIREVPTAEGKALAEAQGLFFMETSALDSSNVAAAFETVVKEIYNILSRKVMSSQELSKQDPASLSNGKKVVIESEAQGESKKGGCCSS; this comes from the exons ATGGCCTTTCACTCGGAGGACGACAAGAGCGAAGACTACCTCTTTAAGATTGTTCTAATAGGTGACTCTGCAGTTGGGAAGTCAAACTTGCTGGCAAGGTTTGCTAGAGATGAGTTTTATCCCAACTCAAAGTCTACCATTGGAGTGGAGTTTCAGACGCAGAAGATTGATATCAATGGCAAGGAGATCAAAGCTCAGATATGGGACACGGCGGGTCAAGAACGTTTCAGAGCAGTCACTTCTGCTTATTACAGAGGTGCTGTTGGAGCTCTTCTGGTTTACGACATCAGCAGAAAGCAGACTTTTCACAGCATTGGTAGATGGCTCAACGAGCTTCACA CACACTCTGATATGAACGTTGTGACGATATTGGTGGGGAACAAGTCGGATCTGAAGGAGATAAGAGAAGTGCCAACAGCGGAAGGGAAGGCGTTAGCGGAAGCTCAAGGGCTTTTCTTTATGGAGACATCGGCTCTCGACTCGTCAAACGTGGCGGCTGCGTTCGAGACGGTTGTGAAGGAGATATACAACATACTGAGCAGGAAAGTGATGAGCTCACAGGAGCTAAGCAAGCAAGATCCTGCTTCGCTTAGCAATGGCAAGAAAGTTGTGATTGAATCTGAGGCACAGGGCGAGTCCAAGAAAGGTGGGTGTTGTTCTTCGTGA
- the LOC108827097 gene encoding protein transport protein SEC16A homolog, which yields MASSNPQFLLDDQTDDDEDFFDKLVDDSYSPTQAQAQAQAQAAASSAANELKFDNGDGSDSDDAAKAFADLSLGDGDAQLNESANPGSDVAIEGPISSLGKEETSPVPMEEADADKLGDDVVVRSEDKPLLSETVKERDGSGSPVVKEVDWGSFYTDSSANGGGGFGSYSDFFTELEGSSSTGGKAEVDVVNAGNLVSNDTQNASFGFGSSAGLGQHQGEVSKDSTSDQYVDNSQAWENSYPGWKYDANTGQWYQVDSHDVSSMSAQESYNNSTSNWESSVASTDNSNVAYLSQSTTSAVSGTAESVSTWNQVSQVGNGYPEHMVFDAQYPGWYFDTIAQEWRSLDSYNQASQTTPTAQAQNGHAIGAGFHSSTESSMYNINDKSQAFKPQEFGIQSQQASWDNSYYANNQQQQATNTWPSENGGSNEASVTSLSFSQFGGNQQVNSLYSTEAVTEQFKPNANGAQGFIPQHMNVASVTQHGPQSFSNDFYNRQKSVDDTQHSYQSNQLFSPSVGRSPDGRPPHALVTFGFGGKLIVMKDSQAAGGCSISVLNLAEVTSGSASFSSLGKDSSSYFRSLHQQCLPGPLVGGSVGSKDLNKWFDESILYCESSDMDFSRGKLLKMLLSLLRISCQYYGKLRSPFGTDTTQKETDSAEAAVAKLFAFAKKNGVQNGGYASLSQCLQHLPPESQMQVTASEVQNLLASGRKMEALQCAQEGHLWGPALVIAAQLGDQFYTDTVKQMALRQLVPGSPLRTLCLLVAGQPAEVFSNGSTSDISFPGSVSAPQHQTQFGSSSMLDNWEENLGIITANRTTDDELVITHLGDCMWKERSEIIAAHICYLIADKNFDPYSDTARLCLVGADHWKYPRTYASPEAIQRTELYEYSKTLGNSQYILLPFQPYKIIYAHMLAEVGKLSAAQKYCQAISKCLKTGRSTEVEPWKQFVSSLEERIRFHQQGGYTVAPAKLVGKLLNFFDSTAHRVVGGMPPQAPHSTAGNLQPNEYYHQQQEATKLPYSQSATTMQSLMSHASMEPIRELGGNSRTMAAHSRSVSEPDFGRTPIQDQPDSSKDKATDGVPQVKSTVNVPSSRFSFGFGILKNTVRRVLPSRPSKEAKLGDENQFYYDEKLKRWVEKGVEPPAEEAALPPPPTLGPYRSNSLGYENKSDMKNEMSPPSGSLTGIPPISQGSNQFSARGRPRSRYVDTYNPGSGNSQTTFQSAHLKSAKPPIPAKANFFIPAAPASSSTLNDQLTEMAPAETRQEYSAAEEEVAASAGAPTPPSHSSFQSPTPSPMTMQRFPSLDNIRRSGSGTSPNGDFPPSGSRRTASWSGSLNSSYTSPTGPSNLRPSPLNNGSSSSSLGEELQEVEL from the exons aTGGCTTCATCAAACCCTCAGTTTCTACTGGATGATCAAACCGACGACGACGAGGATTTCTTCGACAAGCTTGTCGACGACTCCTATTCTCCCACCCAAGCTCAAGCTCAAGCTCAAGCTCAAGCTGCTGCATCTTCTGCTGCTAACGAGCTAAAATTCGACAACGGCGACGGGAGTGACTCCGATGATGCCGCCAAAGCTTTTGCGGATCTCTCTCTGGGTGATGGGGATGCGCAATTGAATGAATCAGCAAACCCAGGGAGCGATGTTGCAATCGAGGGTCCAATTAGTTCGTTGGGAAAGGAAGAGACTTCACCCGTTCCTATGGAAGAAGCTGATGCAGATAAGTTAGGGGATGATGTTGTGGTGAGATCGGAGGATAAGCCGTTATTATCTGAAACAGTAAAAGAAAGGGATGGATCTGGGAGTCCTGTGGTTAAGGAGGTTGATTGGGGCTCTTTTTATACTGATTCATCTGCGAACGGTGGCGGCGGGTTTGGTTCTTACTCTGACTTCTTCACCGAGTTGGAAGGATCTTCATCTACAGGGGGAAAGGCTGAGGTAGATGTGGTCAATGCAGGAAACTTGGTATCAAATGATACGCAGAACGCAAGTTTTGGTTTTGGTAGTTCGGCAGGTTTGGGGCAACATCAGGGTGAAGTGAGTAAAGATTCTACAAGTGATCAGTACGTTGATAACAGCCAAGCTTGGGAAAATAGCTATCCTGGTTGGAAATATGATGCAAATACTGGCCAGTGGTATCAAGTTGATAGCCATGATGTTTCAAGTATGAGTGCACAGGAAAGCTATAACAACTCAACTAGTAACTGGGAAAGCAGCGTTGCCTCTACTGATAACTCCAATGTCGCTTATTTGAGTCAGAGCACAACTTCTGCAGTGTCTGGCACTGCTGAGAGTGTGTCTACTTGGAACCAGGTTTCACAGGTGGGAAATGGATATCCAGAACACATGGTCTTTGACGCACAGTATCCGGGGTGGTACTTTGACACAATTGCTCAAGAATGGCGCTCTCTGGACAGCTACAACCAGGCTTctcaaacaactccaactgcTCAAGCTCAGAACGGCCATGCTATTGGAGCTGGGTTTCACAGCAGTACCGAGAGTAGCATGTATAATATCAATGATAAAAGCCAGGCATTCAAACCGCAAGAATTTGGTATACAGAGCCAACAAGCAAGTTGGGACAATTCTTACTATGCCAACAATCAGCAGCAGCAGGCTACAAACACATGGCCTTCAGAAAATGGAGGTAGTAATGAGGCGTCTGTAACTTCTCTCTCATTTTCACAATTCGGAGGAAACCAGCAAGTAAATAGTTTGTACAGTACAGAAGCTGTGACTGAACAGTTTAAGCCAAATGCGAATGGAGCTCAAGGCTTCATCCCTCAGCATATGAATGTGGCTAGTGTCACGCAGCATGGACCACAGAGTTTCTCAAACGATTTCTATAATAGACAGAAATCCGTAGATGATACTCAACACTCATATCAGAGCAATCAGCTTTTCTCCCCAAGTGTAGGAAGATCACCTGATGGGCGTCCACCACATGCACTTGTGACTTTTGGCTTTGGTGGGAAGCTCATTGTTATGAAGGATAGTCAG GCGGCTGGGGGATGCTCTATATCTGTCCTAAACTTGGCGGAAGTTACTTCTGGGAGTGCTTCTTTTTCAAGTCTTGGGAAAGACTCTTCGAGTTATTTTCGTTCTCTGCATCAACAATGTCTTCCAGGTCCCTTGGTTGGAGGAAGTGTTGGAAGCAAAGACTTAAATAAGTGGTTTGATGAGAGTATTTTATATTGTGAATCGTCTGACATGGACTTTTCGAGAGGGAAGCTTTTAAAAATGCTTCTTTCTTTGCTCAGAATATCTTGTCAGTATTATGGGAAACTCCGGTCTCCTTTTGGGACTGATACAACGCAAAAG GAAACGGATTCTGCTGAAGCAGCAGTCGCAAAACTTTTTGCATTTGCCAAGAAAAATGGCGTTCAAAATGGTGGCTATGCTTCTTTAAGCCAATGCTTGCAGCATTTACCTCCTGAATCACAAATGCAA GTGACTGCTTCAGAGGTGCAGAATCTTCTGGCTTCTGGTAGGAAAATGGAGGCTCTGCAATGTGCACAAGAAGGCCATTTATGGGGACCAGCGCTTGTTATCGCGGCACAGCTTGGGGATCAG TTCTATACTGATACTGTGAAACAAATGGCCCTTCGCCAACTTGTTCCTGGGTCACCTTTGCGAACATTGTGCTTGCTGGTTGCGGGGCAACCCGCTGAAGTGTTCTCCAATGGCAGTACAAGCGATATCAGTTTTCCTGGTTCCGTAAGTGCGCCTCAACATCAAACCCAG TTTGGAAGTAGTAGCATGCTGGATAATTGGGAAGAGAATTTGGGTATAATAACTGCTAACAGAACCACAGATGATGAGCTTGTGATTACTCATCTTGGAGATTGCATGTGGAAAGAAAGGAGCGAG ATAATTGCGGCGCATATTTGCTATTTAATCGCGGATAAGAACTTTGATCCATACTCAGATACTGCCAGGCTCTGTCTTGTCGGAGCAGATCATTGGAAATATCCTAGAACCTATGCAAGTCCGGAGGCTATACAG AGAACAGAGTTATACGAATACTCTAAGACGCTGGGAAACTCTCAGTATATCTTGTTACCGTTTCAAccatataaaatcatatatgcCCATATGCTGGCTGAAGTTGGTAAACTTTCGGCCGCACAGAA GTACTGTCAAGCAATATCGAAGTGTCTCAAGACTGGCCGATCAACTGAAGTGGAACCATGGAAACAGTTTGTTTCATCACTGGAAGAGAGAATCCGTTTCCACCAACAG GGCGGGTATACTGTGGCCCCAGCAAAACTTGTCGGAAAACTGCTCAACTTTTTTGATAGTACAGCACATCGTGTTGTTGGGGGCATGCCACCACAAGCACCACATTCAACAGCAGGAAACCTACAGCCAAATGAGTACTATCATCAACAGCAGGAGGCGACTAAGTTACCATATAGTCAGTCTGCTACTACAATGCAATCATTGATGTCACATGCCTCAATGGAACCAATACGTGAGTTGGGTGGGAACTCAAGGACGATGGCAGCACATTCTAGAAGTGTCTCAGAGCCAGATTTCGGTAGGACGCCAATACAG GATCAGCCTGACTCCTCAAAAGACAAAGCTACTGATGGGGTACCACAAGTGAAATCAACCGTGAATGTGCCAAGTTCGCGGTTTAGCTTTGGTTTTGGCATACTGAAGAACACTGTAAGAAGAGTCTTACCATCTCGGCCGTCTAAAGAG GCAAAACTGGGTGATGAGAATCAATTTTACTATGACGAAAAATTAAAGAGATGGGTGGAGAAAGGTGTAGAACCCCCAGCTGAGGAAGCTGCATTGCCTCCTCCTCCAACATTAGGCCCATACAGAAGCAACTCGCTGGGTTATGAAAACAAATCTGACATGAAGAACGAGATGTCTCCACCTAGTGGAAGCTTGACAGGAATCCCACCAATCTCACAGGGCTCGAATCAATTCTCAGCTCGTGGACGCCCAAG GAGCAGATACGTGGACACCTATAATCCAGGAAGTGGAAACTCTCAGACAACGTTTCAGTCAGCTCATTTGAAATCTGCTAAACCACCAATCCCTGCAAAAGCAAATTTCTTCATCCCAGCAGCACCTGCATCATCATCAACTTTAAACGACCAGTTAACTGAGATGGCTCCTGCTGAGACCAGACAGGAGTACTcagcagcagaagaagaagtagcCGCCTCTGCAGGGGCTCCAACACCACCAAGCCACTCTTCATTCCAGTCCCCGACACCATCTCCAATGACAATGCAGAGATTTCCAAGTCTAGATAACATCAGAAGAAGTGGATCAGGAACGAGTCCAAACGGTGATTTTCCTCCGTCAGGTTCCAGAAGAACAGCTTCATGGAGCGGAAGTTTGAACAGCTCGTATACATCTCCAACGGGTCCATCAAACCTCAGACCAAGCCCACTCAACAACggtagcagcagcagcagccttGGAGAGGAGCTTCAAGAAGTGGAACTGTAA